In Proteus vulgaris, one DNA window encodes the following:
- a CDS encoding HK97-gp10 family putative phage morphogenesis protein: protein MGEIKISGLSEIQRKMQEVARKVRNRSARKAMNAGASTLKKEIKNRVPILKEDVPHRRKGTIKRNIRSKTKVQRNGQTKTRIWVKSLPGKKITAFKQATGKSAALNPNDPFYWWFVEFGTSKMPAQPFMRPGFEAKKEATAKVIVQTLKEEIEKTR from the coding sequence ATGGGTGAGATTAAAATCAGCGGATTGTCTGAAATACAACGAAAAATGCAAGAAGTTGCACGCAAGGTTAGAAACCGTAGCGCACGCAAAGCAATGAATGCAGGGGCATCGACATTAAAAAAGGAAATTAAGAACCGCGTACCCATTTTGAAAGAAGATGTTCCACATCGACGCAAAGGGACGATTAAACGTAACATTCGCTCTAAAACAAAAGTACAGCGTAACGGGCAAACAAAAACACGTATCTGGGTAAAGTCTTTACCGGGTAAAAAAATTACTGCATTCAAACAAGCGACAGGAAAAAGTGCCGCATTAAACCCGAATGATCCTTTTTATTGGTGGTTCGTCGAGTTTGGTACTTCAAAGATGCCAGCTCAACCTTTTATGAGACCGGGTTTTGAAGCTAAAAAAGAGGCCACCGCAAAAGTGATTGTTCAAACGTTAAAAGAGGAAATTGAGAAAACAAGGTAA
- a CDS encoding phage major capsid protein: protein MSDTNELLKNLSAKIEEANGKFNAKAEEALKEAQKVGSLSTETKAAVDKMATELNALRESEKTLKASLGELEQHVAQMPLNNAVQAAKTIGQQVISADVLKEINSSIQSSKRISIPVQAALTSTGVAEGVVEPQRLPGIDVAPKQRLFIRDLIAPGKTTSPAIFWVQQTGFTNKASVVPENTAKPYSDIEFATKITPVTTIAHMFKASKQILDDFAQLQSLVDAEMRYGLKFVEEQEILFGDGSGAHLHGIIPQASKYKPEFSVEKQSGIDDLRLAMLQAQLARLPATGHVLHFIDWAKIELTKDSLGRYILANPSALIGPTLWGLPVVATESTAFKGKFLTGAFNAGAQLFDREETNVVISTENTDDFEKNMISIRCEERLALAVKRPEAFVYGDFTVPTSGE from the coding sequence ATGTCTGATACAAATGAATTATTAAAAAATCTATCGGCAAAAATTGAAGAAGCCAACGGCAAATTTAATGCTAAAGCCGAAGAAGCCTTAAAAGAAGCGCAAAAAGTCGGTAGTTTAAGCACCGAAACTAAAGCAGCAGTCGATAAGATGGCAACCGAACTGAATGCATTGCGTGAATCTGAAAAAACACTCAAAGCTTCATTAGGCGAATTAGAGCAACATGTAGCACAAATGCCACTGAATAATGCGGTTCAGGCAGCCAAAACAATTGGTCAACAAGTCATTTCTGCAGATGTACTGAAAGAAATTAACTCGAGTATTCAATCAAGTAAGCGCATTTCTATTCCAGTGCAAGCCGCATTAACTTCAACCGGTGTAGCTGAAGGTGTTGTTGAACCTCAACGTTTACCTGGTATTGATGTTGCGCCAAAACAGCGTTTATTTATCCGTGATTTGATTGCACCGGGCAAAACCACTTCACCGGCTATTTTTTGGGTTCAGCAGACGGGTTTTACGAATAAAGCTTCTGTGGTACCAGAAAATACCGCTAAGCCTTACAGTGACATTGAGTTTGCAACCAAAATCACACCAGTAACCACTATTGCTCATATGTTCAAGGCCTCTAAACAAATCCTAGATGATTTTGCACAACTGCAGTCTTTAGTCGATGCTGAAATGCGTTATGGTTTGAAGTTTGTTGAAGAGCAAGAAATCTTGTTTGGTGACGGTTCTGGCGCTCACTTACATGGCATTATTCCTCAAGCCTCTAAATATAAACCTGAATTTAGCGTCGAAAAGCAAAGTGGCATTGATGATTTACGCCTTGCGATGCTACAAGCGCAATTAGCTCGACTGCCTGCCACAGGGCATGTTTTGCATTTTATCGATTGGGCGAAAATTGAATTAACCAAAGACTCATTAGGGCGTTACATTCTTGCCAACCCATCTGCATTAATTGGCCCAACTTTATGGGGTCTACCTGTTGTTGCTACTGAATCAACGGCCTTTAAAGGCAAATTCTTAACAGGGGCATTTAACGCGGGTGCGCAGTTATTCGATCGTGAAGAAACCAATGTGGTGATTTCTACGGAAAACACTGACGATTTTGAGAAAAACATGATCTCAATTCGTTGCGAGGAGCGTTTGGCGTTAGCAGTAAAACGTCCGGAAGCCTTTGTTTACGGTGATTTCACCGTACCTACATCAGGGGAATAA
- a CDS encoding phage terminase small subunit P27 family translates to MAGPPKTPSHLQLVRGNPSKRPINKKEPKPPSGVPPTPKYFDKRGKYWFKRMGEELNALGVMSTLDAKALEMLVEAYVEYRQHCETLDEEGYTYDVISSMGDKLKKAHPAAAMKADAWKRIRAMLSEFGMTPASRAKVTMNTPAEEDPFEAFLKKRK, encoded by the coding sequence ATGGCTGGACCGCCTAAAACCCCGTCACATCTGCAATTGGTGAGGGGGAACCCATCAAAACGACCGATTAATAAAAAAGAGCCAAAGCCCCCTTCAGGGGTACCCCCAACTCCGAAGTATTTTGATAAGCGGGGAAAGTATTGGTTTAAGCGGATGGGCGAAGAATTAAACGCATTGGGCGTGATGAGCACACTCGATGCTAAAGCATTAGAAATGTTAGTCGAAGCCTATGTTGAGTATCGACAACATTGCGAGACACTCGATGAAGAAGGTTATACCTACGATGTCATATCATCGATGGGCGATAAATTAAAAAAAGCTCACCCAGCCGCAGCAATGAAGGCCGATGCATGGAAACGTATTCGCGCCATGTTAAGTGAATTTGGTATGACTCCCGCTTCTCGAGCAAAAGTCACGATGAACACTCCTGCCGAAGAAGATCCTTTTGAGGCATTTTTGAAAAAGCGCAAATGA
- a CDS encoding lysis protein yields MSKYIPWFFLIFLSALLMALSLSNAKIKTLSNENELLSKDLSEQININSNYKERIDKLNKLDSDHQQELSNAKKEIDQLRDISERNPERVYIKAECPKSASNPATSMDDATTARPTDTAIRNYWLLRERITESEQIIKGLQDYIRTECVN; encoded by the coding sequence ATGAGTAAATATATCCCATGGTTTTTTCTCATATTTTTAAGTGCTTTATTAATGGCATTAAGTTTATCAAATGCAAAAATAAAAACGCTAAGTAACGAGAATGAATTACTCAGTAAGGATTTGTCTGAGCAAATTAATATTAATAGCAATTATAAAGAGCGCATTGATAAGTTAAATAAACTCGATAGTGATCATCAGCAGGAGCTTTCTAATGCAAAAAAAGAAATTGATCAGTTGCGTGATATTAGCGAGCGTAATCCTGAACGGGTGTACATCAAAGCCGAGTGTCCAAAGAGCGCCAGCAATCCCGCCACCAGCATGGATGATGCAACCACCGCCCGACCTACTGACACCGCTATCAGAAATTATTGGTTACTCAGAGAGCGAATTACAGAATCAGAGCAAATAATTAAAGGGTTGCAGGATTACATTAGAACTGAGTGTGTAAATTAA
- a CDS encoding HNH endonuclease, with the protein MPPRIPRACRKQGCAKTTTERNGYCEDHQNLGWETHQRGKSRHQRGYGTKWDKLRARILKRDKYLCQECLKAGRATEAKTVDHIIAKAHGGTDAEENLQSLCWPCHRAKTAKEGK; encoded by the coding sequence ATGCCACCTCGCATACCAAGAGCGTGTCGTAAACAGGGATGCGCCAAGACAACAACAGAACGTAACGGTTACTGTGAAGATCATCAGAACTTAGGATGGGAAACCCACCAGCGCGGTAAGTCTCGTCATCAACGTGGTTATGGTACAAAGTGGGATAAGTTACGAGCACGTATACTCAAGCGTGATAAGTATCTGTGTCAGGAGTGCTTAAAAGCAGGACGAGCAACCGAAGCGAAAACAGTTGACCACATCATTGCTAAAGCACATGGGGGGACCGATGCAGAAGAGAACTTGCAAAGCTTATGCTGGCCCTGTCACAGAGCTAAGACAGCAAAGGAAGGGAAATAA
- a CDS encoding head-tail connector protein, which yields MLSLELVKQHCNIDPDFTDDDKLLALYTNSAVKFVENYTRRTLYEKEVSEGYQEDADHLLLTDDVSAAMLLLIGQWYENREGVISGRSFSTQPFAVEALLQPYRIYGV from the coding sequence ATGCTTTCTCTGGAATTAGTAAAACAACATTGCAATATTGATCCTGATTTTACGGATGATGATAAATTGCTCGCTCTTTATACCAACTCTGCAGTGAAATTTGTCGAGAACTACACTCGCAGGACGCTTTATGAAAAGGAAGTATCGGAAGGATACCAAGAAGATGCCGATCATCTATTACTGACAGATGATGTTTCTGCTGCCATGTTATTACTGATTGGGCAGTGGTATGAAAATCGCGAAGGTGTGATCTCAGGACGCTCGTTTTCAACTCAACCCTTTGCGGTGGAAGCGTTATTGCAACCTTATCGAATTTACGGTGTGTAG
- a CDS encoding phage portal protein, whose translation MQHNKKPGRIKSALLNWLGVPISLTSGEFWQEWSGTSSSGKVVTADKAMQLSAVWACVRLLSESISTLPIKIYKSESDGSRSLAKEHPIYRLLCKQPNFEMTPSRFMLMVVASLCLRGNSFIEKKYIGSKLVALEPLLPQNMTVKRSEQTGMLEYKYTDPLGQKIRTIPINNIMHIRGFGMDGICGMIPVKIGRDVIGAALSVEESAAKIFENGLQSSGFLSAEQPLNEEQRERIRSYLLSFVGSKNAGKMMVLEGGMKYNNVTMNPEAAQMLESRTFSIEEICRWFRVPPFMVGHMDKQSSWASSVEGMNMQFLTNTLRPLLVNIEQEISRCLLNGDDDYYAEFSVEGLLRADSAGRSAYYTTALQNGWMSRNDVRRLENLPPIDGGDIYTVQLNLTPLDQLGQEASSNEAEKLKAQITNWLFPEGNPVAPHSQNNQPHSEE comes from the coding sequence ATGCAACACAATAAAAAACCAGGGCGCATTAAAAGTGCGCTTCTTAATTGGTTGGGCGTACCTATTTCGCTGACCAGTGGAGAGTTTTGGCAAGAATGGAGTGGCACAAGCAGTAGTGGAAAAGTCGTAACAGCAGATAAAGCAATGCAACTTTCTGCAGTTTGGGCATGTGTAAGATTGCTGAGTGAATCAATATCGACATTACCGATCAAGATTTATAAAAGTGAAAGTGATGGCTCAAGAAGCTTAGCGAAAGAGCACCCTATTTATAGATTGCTGTGCAAGCAACCTAATTTTGAAATGACGCCTTCCCGCTTTATGTTAATGGTTGTTGCTAGCCTTTGTTTGCGTGGCAATAGTTTTATTGAGAAAAAGTATATTGGCTCAAAATTGGTTGCTTTAGAGCCTTTATTGCCACAAAACATGACGGTTAAACGCAGTGAGCAAACGGGGATGCTCGAATATAAATACACCGATCCGTTAGGGCAAAAAATACGAACTATCCCTATTAATAATATTATGCACATTCGTGGGTTCGGCATGGATGGCATTTGCGGAATGATCCCTGTAAAAATAGGGCGTGATGTTATTGGTGCTGCATTATCTGTTGAAGAGTCAGCCGCTAAGATATTTGAAAATGGATTGCAAAGTTCGGGTTTTTTATCTGCTGAACAACCGCTTAATGAAGAACAAAGAGAGCGCATTAGAAGTTATTTATTAAGCTTTGTAGGTTCAAAAAATGCGGGAAAAATGATGGTGCTTGAAGGGGGGATGAAATACAACAATGTCACCATGAATCCTGAAGCGGCTCAAATGTTAGAAAGTAGAACCTTCAGTATTGAAGAAATTTGTCGATGGTTTCGTGTTCCACCCTTTATGGTGGGGCATATGGACAAACAAAGTAGTTGGGCATCGAGCGTCGAAGGTATGAATATGCAGTTTCTTACTAATACGCTAAGACCTCTTTTAGTCAATATAGAGCAAGAAATTAGCCGATGCTTATTGAATGGCGACGATGATTATTATGCTGAATTCTCTGTTGAAGGTTTATTACGGGCTGACAGTGCAGGGCGCTCTGCTTACTACACAACGGCATTACAAAATGGCTGGATGAGTCGAAATGATGTGAGACGACTAGAGAATTTACCGCCGATTGATGGTGGTGATATTTACACCGTCCAGCTTAATTTAACACCCCTTGATCAACTGGGACAAGAAGCCTCTAGCAATGAGGCTGAAAAACTTAAAGCGCAGATCACCAACTGGTTGTTTCCTGAAGGCAATCCCGTAGCCCCACATTCTCAAAACAATCAACCTCACTCTGAGGAGTAA
- a CDS encoding phage tail assembly protein T, with protein sequence MPESHLCEYEAFYRKQPFGLWREDYRMAQVAHLLAIANCDPKSTPPKLTDFMPMWQKKTSEAEEWDSVTQNVLAHR encoded by the coding sequence ATGCCCGAAAGCCACTTGTGTGAATATGAAGCCTTTTATCGCAAACAACCCTTTGGTTTATGGCGAGAGGATTACCGTATGGCGCAAGTGGCTCATCTTTTAGCAATAGCGAATTGCGATCCGAAATCTACCCCACCTAAATTAACTGACTTTATGCCAATGTGGCAGAAAAAAACATCAGAAGCTGAAGAGTGGGATAGCGTTACTCAGAATGTTTTAGCTCATCGTTAG
- the gp17 gene encoding tail completion protein gp17: MIYQLKEALSALVDERVFFQVLPEGKLVYPAIVIQFSSITPNNALVEMDLDDYRVQLDVYDSNPKNLTTMRKKINSIMVESIPFSQRINTFFEYESDVKLHRLILEFTISSDK, encoded by the coding sequence ATGATTTATCAATTAAAGGAAGCCCTTTCAGCGCTAGTCGATGAAAGGGTTTTTTTTCAGGTATTGCCTGAAGGTAAATTGGTTTACCCCGCTATTGTGATCCAATTTTCCAGTATCACACCGAATAACGCGCTGGTGGAGATGGATCTCGATGATTATCGCGTCCAGCTCGATGTGTACGACTCTAACCCGAAAAACCTAACAACAATGCGTAAGAAAATAAACTCAATTATGGTCGAAAGCATTCCTTTTTCTCAGCGTATTAACACGTTTTTCGAATATGAATCCGATGTCAAATTACATCGGCTCATTCTGGAATTTACTATCTCATCAGATAAATAG
- a CDS encoding head maturation protease, ClpP-related, translated as MKKSHLPVALEDRPCASISYELKSKALDKWNSSIRASSTDNTISILDVIGEDYWGEGVTAKRISAALHAIGNNDVVVNINSPGGDMFEGLAIYNLLRSHSGKVTVNILGIAASAASIIAMAGDEVQMGRGAFLMIHNCWAVGVGNRHDFAKLANDLAPFDTSMADIYVARSGQSNEVVSQMMDDETYIGANEAIEKGFADNLLTADIVDDGDESPQAAIRKLDALLAKANTSRSERRKLISALTRSMPSATSNPHGTPSATSEINPDTLSELEKAVNAFATAN; from the coding sequence ATGAAAAAAAGTCATTTGCCAGTTGCGCTGGAGGATCGCCCCTGCGCATCGATTAGCTATGAGCTGAAATCTAAAGCACTGGATAAATGGAATAGCAGTATTCGTGCATCAAGTACAGATAACACCATCTCAATATTAGATGTGATTGGTGAAGATTATTGGGGAGAGGGGGTTACCGCAAAACGTATTTCTGCCGCACTTCACGCCATTGGAAATAATGATGTGGTTGTCAATATCAATAGTCCAGGTGGCGATATGTTTGAAGGATTAGCCATTTATAACCTACTTCGCTCTCACAGTGGAAAAGTGACCGTCAATATTTTAGGTATTGCCGCTTCAGCTGCGTCCATTATTGCAATGGCTGGTGATGAAGTTCAAATGGGGCGCGGTGCCTTTTTGATGATCCATAACTGTTGGGCTGTCGGTGTGGGTAATCGGCATGACTTTGCAAAATTAGCTAATGATCTCGCCCCTTTTGATACGTCGATGGCAGATATCTATGTGGCACGTAGTGGGCAATCTAATGAAGTCGTGAGTCAGATGATGGACGACGAGACCTATATTGGTGCGAACGAAGCGATTGAAAAAGGGTTTGCTGATAATTTGCTTACTGCAGATATCGTTGATGATGGTGATGAAAGCCCACAAGCCGCCATTCGTAAATTAGATGCGTTACTTGCTAAGGCGAACACCTCTCGCTCTGAGCGTAGAAAACTTATTAGTGCTTTAACACGAAGTATGCCGAGCGCTACTTCCAATCCTCACGGTACGCCAAGCGCTACCTCTGAAATTAATCCTGACACTCTTTCTGAATTGGAAAAGGCGGTAAATGCCTTTGCCACAGCTAACTAA
- a CDS encoding phage head closure protein: protein MQAGKLRHVIKIQKPTLAPDAISGNEVIWEDFLPKVRASIAPYQGREYFQAQQVQSEASTRILIRYVPGINTSMRVVYGERVFDIISIIDPKEQHRELQLMCKEGVNDG, encoded by the coding sequence ATGCAAGCTGGAAAATTACGGCATGTCATTAAAATACAAAAACCGACATTAGCGCCCGATGCCATTAGCGGTAATGAAGTAATTTGGGAAGATTTCTTACCAAAAGTACGCGCATCTATTGCACCTTATCAGGGGCGTGAATACTTTCAGGCACAGCAAGTCCAAAGTGAAGCCAGCACACGTATTCTTATTCGCTACGTGCCAGGAATAAACACGTCAATGCGTGTCGTTTATGGTGAAAGAGTGTTCGATATCATCTCAATTATTGATCCGAAAGAACAGCACAGAGAGCTACAACTGATGTGCAAGGAAGGAGTTAATGATGGGTGA
- a CDS encoding terminase large subunit, producing the protein MAIVADGIQYAEQVVAGEIVACELVRLACQRFLNDLEHGPERGIYFIEDRAQHILDFYSFIPHVKGALAGKPIDLMPWHVFILINIFGFVIPLIDEQTGKEVVDEDGDVVFVRRFRTAYDEVARKNAKSTLSSGIGLYMTGADGEGGAEVYSAATTRDQARIVFEDAKNMLKKSKETLGRLFEFNKLAIYQERTASKFEPLSSDANNLDGLNIHCGIVDELHAHKTRDVWDVLETATGARLQSLLFGITTAGFNKEGICYELRDYGIKVLRGQVDDDSFFAIIYTLDKDDDPFDETVWQKANPGLGVCKRWDDLRRLAKKAKEQVSARINFFTKHMNIWVTAESSWMDMMKWDDAPKLAPQEELQTYPLWVGVDLANKIDICAAAKVWKQPDNGHVHADFKFWLPEDRLERCSKQMAELYRKWADMGYLTLTDGEVVDHAQIKEEIIEWVTGENLNELGFDPWSATQFSLSLAEEGLPLVEVAQTVRNFSESMKEIEALVYAGKFHHSQHPVMNWMMSNVTVKPDKNDNIFPNKSTPEAKIDGPVALFTGMSRLLVNGGSDKPDISGFINNPIIVGI; encoded by the coding sequence ATGGCAATCGTAGCAGATGGAATTCAGTACGCCGAACAGGTGGTTGCTGGAGAAATTGTTGCGTGCGAACTGGTACGTTTAGCGTGCCAACGGTTTTTGAATGATTTAGAGCATGGGCCTGAGCGTGGCATCTATTTCATTGAAGATCGCGCACAGCACATACTCGATTTTTACAGTTTTATTCCTCATGTCAAAGGGGCGTTAGCCGGTAAGCCCATAGATTTAATGCCTTGGCATGTATTTATCTTAATTAATATTTTTGGCTTTGTTATTCCGTTAATTGATGAACAAACGGGTAAAGAAGTTGTGGATGAAGACGGTGATGTTGTTTTTGTTCGTCGTTTTCGCACAGCTTATGACGAAGTTGCACGTAAAAACGCAAAATCCACATTGTCATCCGGTATTGGGCTGTATATGACCGGTGCCGATGGTGAAGGCGGTGCCGAAGTTTATTCCGCAGCAACGACACGTGATCAGGCTCGTATCGTATTTGAAGATGCGAAGAACATGCTGAAGAAGTCCAAAGAGACATTGGGACGTTTATTTGAATTTAATAAACTCGCTATCTATCAAGAAAGAACTGCCTCTAAGTTTGAACCGCTTTCTAGTGATGCCAACAACCTCGATGGTTTAAACATTCATTGCGGTATTGTTGATGAATTACATGCACACAAAACTCGTGATGTGTGGGATGTATTAGAAACCGCGACCGGTGCGCGTCTGCAGTCTCTTCTTTTTGGGATCACCACTGCGGGTTTTAATAAGGAGGGGATTTGTTACGAACTGCGGGATTACGGTATTAAAGTGCTTCGTGGCCAAGTCGATGATGACTCGTTTTTCGCGATTATTTATACCTTAGATAAGGACGATGATCCCTTTGATGAAACCGTATGGCAAAAAGCGAATCCGGGGCTCGGTGTTTGTAAGCGCTGGGATGATTTACGCCGTCTAGCCAAGAAAGCCAAAGAGCAGGTTTCTGCACGGATTAACTTCTTCACCAAACACATGAATATTTGGGTCACGGCCGAATCTTCATGGATGGACATGATGAAATGGGATGATGCGCCTAAATTAGCACCTCAAGAAGAATTACAAACTTATCCGTTATGGGTGGGTGTTGACCTTGCCAATAAAATTGATATTTGTGCGGCTGCTAAAGTGTGGAAACAGCCCGATAACGGTCATGTTCATGCTGATTTTAAGTTTTGGTTACCCGAAGACCGGCTTGAGCGTTGTTCTAAACAAATGGCAGAACTCTATCGCAAATGGGCTGATATGGGATATCTAACATTAACTGATGGTGAAGTTGTCGATCATGCTCAAATTAAAGAAGAAATTATTGAATGGGTGACGGGTGAGAACTTAAACGAACTGGGTTTTGACCCGTGGAGTGCGACACAATTTAGTTTATCACTCGCTGAAGAAGGGCTACCTCTTGTTGAGGTTGCTCAAACGGTTCGTAACTTTTCTGAATCCATGAAAGAAATTGAAGCACTGGTTTATGCGGGTAAGTTTCATCATAGCCAACACCCTGTTATGAACTGGATGATGTCGAACGTCACGGTTAAACCGGATAAAAACGACAATATTTTCCCTAATAAATCCACACCCGAGGCAAAAATTGACGGCCCTGTTGCACTATTTACAGGCATGAGTCGATTATTGGTGAATGGTGGCAGTGATAAACCCGATATCTCAGGATTTATAAATAACCCAATCATAGTAGGTATCTAA